In a genomic window of Legionella birminghamensis:
- a CDS encoding pilin codes for MKKHKGFTLIELMIVVAIVGILAAIAIPAYQDYTIRARVTEGLSLASSAKAAVAETTIARNALPTSQAATGYVSPAATANVSSITIAANTGVITITYTAAAGGGTILLTPTLNANGDLTWTCTGGTLAAKYRPASCRP; via the coding sequence ATGAAAAAACATAAGGGATTTACACTGATTGAGTTAATGATTGTTGTGGCTATCGTAGGCATTTTAGCAGCGATTGCAATCCCTGCTTATCAAGACTATACGATTCGCGCTCGAGTGACAGAGGGATTAAGTTTAGCTTCCTCTGCAAAAGCGGCGGTCGCCGAAACCACCATCGCTAGAAATGCACTTCCCACCTCTCAAGCCGCTACTGGTTATGTCTCACCGGCCGCTACGGCAAACGTCTCTTCTATCACCATTGCAGCCAATACCGGAGTGATAACAATTACTTATACAGCAGCTGCCGGAGGCGGTACCATCCTATTAACGCCTACTTTAAATGCAAATGGTGATTTGACTTGGACCTGCACCGGGGGAACATTAGCAGCTAAATACAGGCCAGCTTCTTGTAGGCCGTGA
- a CDS encoding transposase: MNQRKRPYFSLEFKQDAVQLVLSKGYSIPEAATSLGVSISALRKWVSMEKGAEKKGASTSGSQLSLNEREELLRLRKKITSSGWREKS; this comes from the coding sequence TTGAATCAAAGAAAGAGACCGTATTTTAGTTTAGAATTCAAACAGGATGCTGTTCAATTGGTGCTATCAAAAGGCTATAGCATTCCAGAGGCAGCTACAAGTTTAGGTGTTTCGATTAGTGCCCTAAGGAAATGGGTTAGTATGGAAAAAGGGGCTGAAAAGAAAGGGGCTAGTACCTCAGGCTCTCAGCTGAGCTTAAACGAACGCGAAGAGTTGTTACGCCTCAGAAAGAAAATAACAAGCTCAGGATGGAGAGAGAAATCTTAA
- a CDS encoding Y-family DNA polymerase: MYALIDCNNFYASCERLFRPDLLTTPIVVLSNNDGCVIARSNESKSLGIKMGAPFFEVKALCKKHKVNVFSSNYTLYGDISHRVMRLIEEHWPETEIYSIDEAFLDLSTLPERMRFSFCEKLQKTILKGVHIPTSIGIGKTKTLAKAANFIAKKKLQTPVFDITGHEARWLKQLEVSDVWGIGRQWSKKLNGLGIQTALDLAESDANLMRNKFSVVMQRTVLELNGLSCLELESPEPKQSIMSSCSFGGLQSDYQVIQEGISHHCATASAKMRKQGLTTQYLSVFIRSNPFREDTKQYANSIGFRLVNPTDDVRVITKWAKYCLKKIYQPGIFYHKSGVLLNDLTSNRFYQADLFNQPSDLQHSTTLMHLMDSINQKYGARTLRLAAEGFQKSWSMKRQLMSPCYTTRWSDLPIAYTDNGQGKRR; the protein is encoded by the coding sequence ATGTATGCACTCATCGATTGTAACAATTTTTATGCAAGCTGTGAACGATTGTTCAGGCCAGACCTACTCACGACGCCGATTGTGGTGCTCAGCAACAATGACGGCTGTGTCATTGCCCGCTCCAATGAGTCCAAATCCTTAGGGATTAAAATGGGCGCACCCTTTTTCGAGGTCAAAGCCTTGTGCAAAAAGCACAAGGTAAACGTGTTTTCGTCAAACTACACGCTGTATGGCGATATCTCCCATCGGGTTATGCGCCTCATTGAAGAACACTGGCCGGAGACTGAAATTTATTCCATCGATGAAGCCTTCCTGGATTTAAGCACCTTGCCCGAACGCATGCGCTTTTCCTTTTGCGAAAAATTACAAAAGACCATTCTAAAAGGCGTGCACATCCCAACATCCATTGGAATCGGCAAAACCAAAACACTGGCCAAAGCCGCTAATTTCATCGCCAAGAAAAAACTGCAAACCCCGGTCTTTGACATCACGGGCCATGAGGCGCGCTGGCTCAAGCAGCTTGAAGTGTCGGATGTTTGGGGGATTGGGCGCCAATGGTCAAAAAAACTCAATGGCCTAGGCATTCAAACAGCACTTGATTTAGCAGAATCTGACGCCAATTTGATGCGCAACAAATTTAGCGTGGTCATGCAGCGAACCGTGCTGGAATTGAATGGCCTATCGTGTTTGGAATTGGAATCGCCAGAACCTAAGCAATCAATTATGTCCTCCTGCTCCTTTGGCGGCCTGCAATCCGACTATCAGGTCATTCAAGAAGGCATTAGCCATCACTGCGCCACGGCATCGGCCAAGATGCGAAAACAAGGGTTAACCACCCAATACCTTTCGGTGTTTATTCGCTCCAATCCTTTTCGTGAAGATACCAAGCAGTATGCGAACTCTATTGGCTTTCGCCTGGTCAACCCCACCGATGATGTGCGGGTTATCACCAAATGGGCGAAATACTGTTTAAAGAAAATTTATCAACCAGGTATTTTCTATCATAAATCAGGCGTCCTCTTAAATGATTTAACCAGCAACCGCTTTTACCAGGCCGATTTATTCAACCAACCAAGTGATTTGCAGCACTCGACTACCTTGATGCATTTAATGGATAGCATCAATCAAAAATATGGCGCAAGAACCCTACGTTTAGCCGCTGAAGGCTTCCAAAAATCCTGGTCGATGAAGCGGCAATTGATGTCGCCTTGTTACACCACGCGCTGGTCTGATTTACCTATTGCTTATACTGACAATGGACAAGGAAAACGCCGTTGA
- a CDS encoding type II toxin-antitoxin system mRNA interferase toxin, RelE/StbE family, producing MKIKMTRLALNDLQTTKDYISQDKPDEAITVMQRIMEAIEHIATFPSIGRTGRVPRTKELVVSGTPLIVVYQVKDNTLFIVRIIHSARKWP from the coding sequence TTGAAGATCAAAATGACTCGGCTTGCTCTGAATGACTTACAAACAACCAAAGACTATATTAGCCAAGATAAACCAGATGAAGCAATTACAGTAATGCAGCGCATTATGGAGGCAATAGAACATATAGCAACTTTTCCAAGTATTGGTCGAACAGGACGGGTTCCCCGCACTAAAGAATTAGTTGTTAGTGGAACTCCTCTTATTGTTGTGTACCAAGTAAAGGACAACACATTGTTTATTGTTCGCATTATACATTCAGCAAGAAAATGGCCTTGA
- a CDS encoding LexA family protein — translation MSGVAMKGGKLEGAGRPKGSNQYGESTQAMRIPLSRIEEVKHFISASSPLTLPLYSCKVKAGFPSPADDYIEAHLNLNEFLIKHPSSTFLLTASGDSMKDAGIHNGDLLIVDSSLEATHGKIVIAAIDGELTVKRLSRTGGQVQLLPENPAFSAIDITENQDLVIWGVVTHVIHQAV, via the coding sequence ATGAGCGGAGTTGCAATGAAAGGCGGCAAACTAGAGGGGGCGGGGCGACCCAAAGGCAGTAATCAATACGGTGAATCCACTCAAGCGATGCGCATTCCCTTATCGCGTATCGAAGAGGTCAAACATTTCATTAGTGCCTCAAGTCCCTTAACGCTGCCTTTATACAGCTGTAAAGTCAAAGCAGGATTTCCATCCCCTGCGGATGATTACATTGAAGCGCATTTGAATCTAAATGAGTTTTTAATTAAACATCCCTCCTCGACTTTCTTATTAACCGCCTCCGGCGACTCCATGAAGGATGCCGGTATACATAACGGCGATTTGCTGATTGTTGACAGTAGCCTTGAGGCGACACACGGAAAAATTGTCATTGCCGCCATTGATGGAGAGCTCACTGTGAAGCGCTTATCAAGGACCGGAGGGCAAGTGCAACTTTTGCCTGAAAACCCAGCCTTTTCAGCCATCGATATTACTGAAAATCAGGATTTAGTCATTTGGGGCGTGGTTACGCATGTGATTCATCAGGCGGTATAG
- a CDS encoding SOS response-associated peptidase, producing MCGRFSVDTDIEKLKQQFAVTTVEPLPKSRNVAPTEAALCLIRTEEGLKAVQMRWGIVPWYAKGKKSMLLINARAEQAAEKPAFKQAIKYRRCLLVMNGFFEWQHHHQDNKTVKQPYYIHQKDNALLAVAAIWERFEPEPDLIIPSCCLLTTSPNELVAKLHDRMPWFLDETRQAKWLSPTPFSAEEVSLLLQQPNPLSLPAIP from the coding sequence ATGTGCGGCCGATTTTCTGTCGACACCGATATCGAAAAACTAAAACAGCAATTTGCAGTCACCACTGTGGAGCCTTTGCCTAAAAGCCGCAATGTCGCACCAACCGAAGCTGCACTTTGCCTTATACGAACGGAAGAAGGCTTAAAGGCGGTTCAAATGCGCTGGGGCATTGTGCCCTGGTATGCGAAAGGCAAAAAATCCATGCTGCTCATTAATGCACGTGCAGAACAAGCCGCCGAAAAACCGGCCTTTAAACAAGCGATTAAATACCGGCGTTGTCTTTTAGTGATGAATGGTTTTTTTGAATGGCAGCATCACCATCAAGACAATAAAACCGTTAAACAACCCTATTACATTCACCAAAAAGACAATGCTCTTTTAGCCGTTGCGGCCATTTGGGAGCGCTTCGAGCCTGAGCCAGACCTGATTATTCCTTCCTGCTGCTTACTGACCACTTCTCCTAATGAGCTGGTTGCGAAACTTCATGACCGCATGCCCTGGTTTTTAGACGAGACCCGACAAGCAAAATGGCTCTCCCCTACCCCATTTTCCGCTGAGGAAGTGAGTCTTTTACTCCAACAGCCCAATCCGTTGAGCTTGCCTGCCATCCCGTAA
- a CDS encoding cache domain-containing protein, with amino-acid sequence MESLTTEEKKVINRVTKARILIETKGKKAALNAFQKNSSQIFAIKLNGTVLASPIHPEMIGTNQWLYKDDLGVLVVQEEIAKAKAGGGWLNARFRKNHLTGRYACRKLYILPIQNDFFIGSWYYYPARLKNNCPV; translated from the coding sequence ATGGAATCTTTAACCACTGAAGAGAAAAAGGTCATCAACCGTGTGACCAAAGCCAGGATATTAATCGAGACAAAGGGAAAAAAGGCGGCGTTGAATGCGTTTCAAAAAAATTCAAGTCAGATTTTTGCCATTAAACTGAATGGTACAGTGCTCGCCTCCCCTATTCATCCCGAAATGATAGGAACTAATCAATGGTTGTATAAAGATGATTTGGGCGTTTTAGTCGTTCAAGAGGAGATTGCAAAAGCCAAGGCCGGAGGCGGATGGCTTAACGCCCGGTTTAGGAAAAATCACCTTACGGGCCGTTACGCCTGCCGAAAACTTTACATTCTTCCCATACAAAACGATTTCTTTATCGGCTCCTGGTATTACTATCCTGCCCGCCTAAAGAATAACTGCCCCGTGTAG
- a CDS encoding NAD-dependent epimerase/dehydratase family protein, which yields MNILITGGCGFIGSHLAQYYLEKGHKVVCIDNLDTGKIENISEFQQHQSFTFEEADLLTWPNLQDTVSWADVIFHLAASVGMFKVLHDPIAVINNNIIACNHLLQAIANAQKKPITVIVSSSAVYGDSKGLCESSSLNLKPLTNSHMTYSISKLSEEVIGYAHFYQKNIPVILPRIFNTIGPRQTGQYGMVVPRFIRQACENEPLTVFGDGHQTRSFCDVRDVVAALDLVINTPESIGKSINIGNNREISINNLAELTKSYSKSNSEIVHIPYDEAYGVDYVDIEQRCPNLNTLFALTSFQHQWTLEDTLKDLITKYKQSQNNGWDHRVS from the coding sequence ATGAACATATTAATCACTGGTGGCTGCGGTTTTATTGGCTCTCATCTTGCCCAATATTATCTTGAAAAAGGGCATAAAGTGGTGTGCATTGATAATTTGGACACTGGAAAAATTGAAAATATCAGTGAATTTCAACAGCATCAGTCATTTACATTTGAGGAAGCCGATTTATTGACTTGGCCAAACTTGCAAGATACAGTGAGCTGGGCAGATGTTATTTTCCATCTAGCCGCATCGGTTGGAATGTTTAAAGTCCTACATGATCCCATCGCTGTAATCAATAATAATATTATTGCTTGCAACCATTTGCTACAGGCCATCGCTAACGCTCAAAAAAAGCCTATTACGGTGATTGTTTCCTCATCCGCTGTGTATGGAGATTCTAAAGGTTTATGCGAAAGTAGCTCCCTAAACTTAAAACCGCTTACAAACTCCCATATGACTTATTCCATCAGTAAACTCTCTGAGGAAGTAATCGGGTATGCCCATTTTTATCAGAAAAATATACCGGTCATTTTACCCCGAATATTTAATACGATTGGCCCTCGGCAGACAGGGCAATATGGGATGGTTGTCCCCCGTTTTATAAGACAAGCCTGTGAGAATGAACCACTCACTGTTTTTGGGGATGGCCATCAGACCCGTTCTTTTTGTGACGTAAGGGATGTGGTAGCGGCTCTTGATTTAGTTATCAATACCCCTGAGAGTATTGGTAAGAGTATCAATATTGGAAATAATAGAGAAATCTCTATCAATAATCTGGCGGAATTAACAAAAAGTTACTCAAAAAGTAACTCTGAAATTGTTCACATCCCTTATGATGAGGCTTATGGGGTCGACTATGTGGATATTGAGCAACGCTGCCCTAACCTCAATACCTTATTCGCACTGACGTCTTTTCAGCACCAATGGACTTTAGAAGATACGTTGAAGGATTTAATTACTAAGTATAAACAATCCCAAAATAATGGATGGGACCATAGGGTATCCTAA
- a CDS encoding GGDEF domain-containing protein yields MKPNRSQLQDECFLLLLESSLRSIPFNGLLSVLISFYLLYRQAPLYWVMTWLLAVIFLSIARLLYSKYCIKSKRYIKKKKQTLHLFIALTFLMGALWGSSYLLFYPYFLKVNQNIITLVLGGMAAGALASLSVYLPAYCAYLLPMFLPLIVYNYWLGEFNHSILATMFSLFVLMLLITAKSQSRILQSTIRLTQEKEKALIEIKRLSITDSLTGLYNRRYFDQRLSEEFARAKRNHHPINLVLIDVDDFKRLNDNFGHPSGDLFLKHLASAIKKSAQRANDTSFRIGGDEFATILTNTSLEEAILLCRKLQNKVQSEVSNATTLSIGIVSVSPSCPEENVEQIISVADKTLYEAKKSGKNQVRAQQLNCL; encoded by the coding sequence ATGAAACCAAACCGCTCTCAACTACAAGACGAGTGCTTTTTGTTATTACTGGAAAGCTCCCTTAGGTCAATTCCTTTCAACGGCTTATTATCGGTATTGATATCCTTCTATCTACTCTACCGACAAGCACCACTTTATTGGGTGATGACTTGGTTACTTGCTGTCATCTTTTTAAGCATAGCACGCTTGCTGTATAGTAAGTATTGCATTAAATCAAAGCGTTATATTAAAAAGAAAAAACAGACATTACACCTATTTATTGCCTTGACATTCCTAATGGGTGCATTATGGGGTAGCTCTTATCTATTATTTTATCCTTACTTTTTAAAAGTGAATCAAAATATCATTACCTTGGTTCTCGGGGGAATGGCTGCAGGCGCGCTCGCATCATTATCCGTTTACCTTCCCGCCTACTGTGCGTATTTATTACCGATGTTTTTACCTCTCATCGTTTACAACTATTGGTTAGGAGAATTTAATCACAGTATTTTAGCGACGATGTTCTCTTTATTTGTTCTCATGTTACTCATTACAGCAAAATCCCAGTCTAGAATTTTACAAAGCACCATTCGCTTAACCCAAGAAAAAGAGAAGGCACTCATTGAAATCAAACGGTTGTCCATCACCGATTCACTCACGGGTCTTTATAATCGTCGATATTTTGACCAACGATTAAGTGAAGAGTTTGCTCGAGCCAAACGAAACCATCACCCCATTAACTTGGTGTTAATCGATGTCGATGACTTCAAACGACTTAACGATAACTTTGGGCACCCTTCAGGTGATTTGTTTTTGAAGCATTTAGCTTCAGCCATCAAAAAATCTGCTCAAAGAGCAAATGATACTTCTTTTCGAATTGGCGGTGACGAGTTTGCGACAATTCTTACGAACACTTCATTGGAAGAGGCTATTTTATTATGCAGGAAATTACAAAATAAGGTTCAATCTGAAGTTTCGAATGCAACTACACTAAGTATCGGTATTGTGAGTGTGTCACCTTCTTGCCCAGAGGAAAACGTGGAGCAAATCATTTCAGTAGCCGATAAAACCTTGTATGAAGCGAAGAAAAGCGGAAAAAATCAAGTTCGAGCGCAACAGCTTAATTGCCTGTAA
- the relB gene encoding type II toxin-antitoxin system RelB family antitoxin, producing the protein MAATSLISVRVPSEVAERLEHLSQTVERSKSWLAAEAIEEYLDLHEWQVQAIHEGLKEIEQGQVIDFFDVKKELGINN; encoded by the coding sequence ATGGCTGCCACATCTCTTATTTCAGTTCGAGTGCCTTCAGAAGTTGCTGAGCGCTTAGAGCATTTATCTCAAACAGTTGAGCGCTCAAAATCTTGGCTTGCAGCTGAGGCTATTGAAGAATATCTTGACCTTCATGAATGGCAAGTTCAGGCTATCCACGAAGGATTGAAAGAAATTGAACAAGGACAAGTTATCGATTTTTTTGATGTCAAGAAAGAATTAGGAATCAATAATTGA
- a CDS encoding IS3 family transposase has product MLIIAGVLRSTIPNHKTQCLNVWTLEGWMYIAIVMDLYSRQIIGWAVDDHMRTSLCSKALRMAFWRKKPSPGLLHHSDRGSQYASYEYRELLKLMKMQQSMSRKGNCWDNSPTERFFRSIKYESLNYHRFATKACAKLAVIDYLAFYNGRRLHSTLGYKTPLAFEQEFYQRIA; this is encoded by the coding sequence GTGCTTATTATCGCTGGTGTTCTAAGGTCCACCATCCCAAACCACAAGACACAATGCTTGAATGTATGGACTTTGGAGGGCTGGATGTATATTGCAATCGTTATGGACCTGTATTCACGCCAAATCATCGGTTGGGCAGTCGATGATCATATGCGCACATCTTTGTGCTCCAAAGCTCTGCGGATGGCGTTTTGGCGCAAAAAACCCTCTCCAGGATTACTGCACCACTCAGATCGCGGCAGTCAATATGCGAGTTATGAGTACCGAGAGCTATTGAAATTAATGAAAATGCAGCAGAGTATGAGTCGCAAAGGCAATTGTTGGGATAACTCCCCTACAGAGCGTTTTTTTCGCAGCATCAAATATGAATCCTTGAATTACCATCGATTCGCTACTAAAGCCTGTGCCAAGCTTGCCGTGATTGACTATCTTGCCTTTTATAATGGTAGACGGCTTCATTCAACTTTAGGCTATAAAACACCGTTAGCGTTTGAACAGGAGTTTTATCAGAGAATCGCTTGA
- a CDS encoding LysR family transcriptional regulator produces MNSNELKSFLLVYEYRSYSIAAKKLFVTQSAISKRIFNLEKELRVKLFENRSNMVLPTIKAKLLVPYARQLINILNNTYSDLRGNQLSKLSVSLGTTLYPALDFIPAFIELISNDQAAYPQFHIRQLPKKELVDSLLNGILDLALATEDLIVDSSIQCTVLSSEELFIVVSPRHPLASRKEISWDDLSRYPCVHSPSGFSVRDRLDRIFTRLELPLMIEHELYSFEALGKLVKAGLCWSVLPLHYCDPELVKLKLAGFNETINLCWYCHKGRVDSFIIQYTTELFKQTLTKAPFPHTV; encoded by the coding sequence ATGAATAGTAATGAACTTAAATCCTTTTTGCTGGTGTATGAATATCGCTCCTATTCAATTGCAGCGAAGAAACTTTTTGTTACTCAATCTGCTATTAGTAAACGCATTTTTAATCTGGAAAAAGAGTTAAGGGTAAAACTATTTGAAAATCGCTCTAATATGGTTTTACCTACAATTAAAGCTAAACTACTTGTTCCTTATGCTCGACAATTAATCAATATTTTGAATAATACTTACTCTGATTTAAGAGGAAATCAGTTATCCAAACTATCCGTATCGCTGGGAACTACTCTTTATCCAGCACTCGATTTCATTCCCGCATTTATAGAGCTTATATCCAACGACCAAGCTGCCTACCCCCAATTTCATATCAGACAGCTGCCAAAAAAGGAATTAGTGGATTCCTTGCTCAATGGAATTTTAGATCTTGCGTTGGCGACTGAAGATTTAATTGTAGATTCCTCTATTCAATGCACTGTACTTTCCTCAGAGGAATTATTTATTGTGGTGTCGCCCAGACATCCTCTGGCAAGCAGGAAAGAAATTAGCTGGGATGATTTATCCAGATACCCTTGTGTACATTCGCCGTCAGGTTTTTCAGTACGCGACCGGCTGGATCGAATATTTACCAGACTTGAATTACCTCTGATGATTGAGCATGAGCTTTACTCATTCGAAGCATTAGGCAAATTAGTAAAGGCAGGATTGTGCTGGAGTGTATTGCCATTGCATTATTGTGATCCGGAATTAGTAAAACTTAAATTAGCAGGTTTTAACGAGACCATTAATTTATGTTGGTACTGTCATAAAGGAAGGGTGGACTCATTTATTATCCAATACACAACAGAGCTATTTAAACAGACACTTACGAAAGCTCCATTTCCACATACTGTATAA